aaaagaaaactataaaaaatggaattaagtttgcctcatacgcttcatatttttaatatatttcgtgagtatgatggaaaggaaaattgtgctcaaatgctagaggAAGAAGTCTATAAATGTTTGGCACtatatctttgaatgatgagcatgattgcaatgttgttagtacgaattctttgaatatccatgatactaatgatgattgcactagttattatgtctcctataaacatgtcaatttttgtggagtacattgggtttgtaagtacacaccaaatagggaagatagatattgcaagaggcataagtacttagaaactaaatgtttgcaagaaaggctagatgaatgtgctaaaaatttaaattatcttgtccatacttgtgagctttgcaatgaacatgatcatttcaatacccaatgcaaattgtttcatgatcgtatcgtgttcaaaaattgtgatgacttgatttcccttgcacatcataatgaacttagtttgctcttgagttatgaagaaatgaaacatataactaaggatattccaaaatttgcccttgatagagttcttcattttgatctagaggaaatttatatgtattgtgcggtgaattgtattgaaaatccttatattgccaactacataaagaaaagaaaacaaatagaagatgaagagaatactaatgaaagggaagagacttcccaatatcctcctattatttcttatgatgaatcaggtaacgaggaggagcctcctattcaaccaatctcattaataaggagctccaaaaataggattgaacccacacatgatgtggtcaaaaataagaaaagaaaaaggaagagaggtaaaaagatatctctcccaaataatgctgctcctattactattgtgcctcatgaaaatataattgtggaagataatgatacttcttatgatcttgaaaacctttttggcacttgcttggaataatatgataattgctatactattggtgctatccatactgttaatgatgagagtgattatgcttatgatatgaaaaggcccaagctttgggatgctatgtttgatgaagatgatgtttttgagaatatatttgatacaattaatgtttatcccaagcttggggatgctacgtttaatgaagatgatatttttagtctcccaagttttgataagcaaatttactatgatgaaagcatgcctcctatctatgatgattattgtgatgacacatatgctttaaagaataatgataaccgtgaaacttgtcatcttgatcttaattttcaatcacatgatagttattttgttgagtttgctcccactattattcatgagaagaaatttgcttatctggagagtaataaaaattctatgcttgtagatcatgaaaagaatgctttagatgttggttatattgttgaattcattcatgatgctactgaaaattattatgagggaggaacatatgcttgtaggaattgcaataataccaagtttcctctctatgtgcttaaagttttgaagttatgcttgttttgccctcctatgctagttgattattgtttccacaagttgtttgttcacaaaatccatatgcacaggaagtgggttagtcttaaatgtgttagtcatattattcatgatgctctctttatgtttcaattcttaccctttatgtgagcatcattgaaatcatcatgcctagctaggggcgttaaacgttagcgcttgttgggaggcaacccaactttatttttgttccttgatttttgctcctgtttagtaataaataattcatctagcctctatttagatgtggttttatgtgtttaattagtgtttgtgccaagtagaacctttgggaagacttggggaaagtcttgttgatcttgctgtaaaaaacagaaactttagcgctcatgagaattgctgccatttttatttggagagtgctatttagttaattatttttgaagatgattaacagataaattcctcatgtccagaaatttattttagaatttttggggttccataagtttgcgttagttacagattactacagactgttctgtttttgacagattctgtttttcgtgtgttgtttgcttattttaatgaatctatggctagtaaaatattttataaaccatagagaagttggaatacagtaggtttaacaccaatataaataaagaatgcgttcattacagtaccttgaagtgaagttttgttttctttcgctaacggagcttacaagttttctgttaagttttgtgttgtgaagttttcaagttttgagtaaagattcgatggattatggaacaaggagtggaaagagcctaagcttggggatgcccaaggcaccctaaggtaatatccaaggacaccaaaaatcctaagcttggggatgccccggaaggcatcccctctttcgtcttcgttcatcggtaacttacttggagctatatttttattcaccacatgatatgtgttttgcttggagcgtcaatttatttttgtTAGGTTTttattgatgtttgaataaaataccaagatctgaaattattaaatgagagagtcttcacatagttgcataattattcgactactcattgagcttcacttatatttttcggagtagtttgtcgtttgctctagtgcttcacttatatcttcttagagcatggtggtagttttatttttaagaaataattgatctctcatgcttcacttatattattttgagagtctttagaacatcatggtagtttgctttggttatgaaactagtcctaatatgatgggcatccaagagggatataataaaaactttcatatagagtgcattgaatactatgagaagtttgatgcttgatgattgttttgagatatggaggtaacaatatcaaagtcgtgctagttgagtagttgtgaatttgagaagtgcttgtgttgaagtttgcaagtcctgtagcatgcacgtatggtaaatgttatgtaacaaatttgaaacatggggtgttctttgattgtcttccttatgagtggcggtcggggatgagcgatggtcttttcctaccaatctatccccctaggagcatgcgcatagtgacgaggtttttgatgacttgtagatttttgcaataagtatgtgagttctttatgactaatattgagtccgtggattatacgcactctcacccttccatcattgctagcctcttcggtaccgtgaattgccctttctcacattgagagttggtgcaaacttcgccggtgcatctaaaccccgtgatatgatacgctctttcacacataaacctccttatatcttcctcaaagcagccaccatacctacctattatggcatttccatagccattccgagatatattgccatgcaactttccaccattccgtttatgatgacacattcatcattgtcatattgcttagcatgatcatgtagttgacatagtatttgtggcaaagccaccgttcataattctttcatacatatcactcttggtgcattgcatatcccagtacaccgccggaggcattcatatagagtcatactttgttctagtatcgagttgtaatcattgagttgtaaataaatagaagtgtgatgatcatcattttctagagcattgtcccaagtgaggaataaaaaagaaaggccataaaaaaagagaaggcccaaaaaagagaaaggccataaaaaaagagaaggcccagaaaaatgagagaaaaagagagaagggacaacgctactatcctttgccacacttgtgcttcaaagtagcaccataatcctcatgatagagagtctcttgttttgtcactttcatatactagtgggaatttttcattatagaacttggcttgtatattccaacaatgggcctcctcaagtgccctaggtcttcgtgagcaagcaagttggatgcacacccacttagtttcttttgttgagctttcatacatttatagctctagtgcatccattgtatggcaatccctactcctcgcattaacatcaattgatgggcatctccatagcccattgattagcctcattgatgtgagattttcttccttttgtcttctccacataacccccatcatcatattctattccacccatagttctatgtccatggctcgcgctcatatattgcgtgaaagtttataggtttgaaattactaaagtacgaaacaattgcttggcttgtcatcagaattgtgcatgatgagagcattcttgtgtgacgaaaatggagcatgactaaactatatgattttgtagggatgaactttctttggccatgttattttgagaggacctaattgcttagttagtatgcttgaagcattattatttttatgtcaatacgaacttttatcttgaatcttttggatctgaatattcataccacaattaagaagaattacattgaaattatgccaagtagcactccgcatcaaaaattctgtttttatcatttacctactcgagaacgagcatgaattaagcctggggatgctgatacgtctccaacgtatctataatttttgattgctccatgctatattatctactattttagatgtttatgggctttattatacacttttatatcatttttgggactaacctattaacccagagcccagtgctagtttctatttttaccttgttttagaatatcgcagaaaaggaaaaccaaacggagtccaattgaccggaAACTTCAcataacttatttttggatcagtagatgcctagaagacttggagtgcacgttaggggatctaccaggaggccacgaggcaaggggcgcgccctccaccctcgtgggccccttgtggcccccctgacgtacttcttccacctatatatctccatataccctaaaaccatcagggaGCATaataaatcgggagttccgccgctagaagcctccgtagccaccaaaagccaatctaaacccgttccggcaccctaccggagggggaatccctctccgatggccatcttcatcatcgcggtgctctccatgacgaggagggagtagtctccctcggggctgagggtatgtaccagtagctatgtgtttgatctctctctctctctctcgtgttcttaaggtggtacgatcttgatgtatcgcgagctttgctattatatttggatcctatgatgtttcctcccccctctactctcttgtaatggattgagtttcccctttgaagttatcttatcggattgagtctttaaagatttgagaacacttgatatatgtcttgccgtgcgtatctgtgatgacaatgggatatcacgtgattcatttgatgtatgttttgatgatcaacttgcgggtttcgcccatgaacctatgcataggggttggcacatgttttcgtcgtgattctccggtagaaactttggggcactctttgaggttctatgtgttggttgaatagatgaatcggagattgtgtgatgcatatcgtataatcatacccagggatacttgaggtgacattggagtatctaggtgacattagggttttggttgatttgtgtcttaaggtgttattctagtacaaactctagggctgtttatgacacttataggaatagcccaacggattgattgaaaagaataactttgaggtggtttcgtatcctaccataatctctttgtttgttctccatattagtgaatttggagtgactctttgttgcatgttgaggtatagttatgtgatccaattatgttatcattgttgagaggacttgcactagtgaaagtatgaaccctaggccttgtttcctagcattgcaataccgtttacgctcacttttattattagttaccttgctgttttatattttcagattacaaatactcatatctactatccatataccacttgtataaccatctcttcgccgaactagtgcacctatacaatttaccattgtactgggtgtgttgggggcacaagagactctttgttatttggttgcagagttgcttgagagagaccatcttcatcctacgcctcctacggattgataaaccttaggtcatccacttgagggaaattggctactgtcctacaaacctctgtatttggaggcccaacaacgtctacaagaagaaggttgtgtagtagacatcatcctcTTGCGTAGAACGATTTGGAACGGCCCATTTGTATTTCGAAATGACACCAGTCATGACCGACGGCTTGTTCCCTCCTACGAGCAGGGCGGGTGGCTCGGAGGCGATCGCCAGGCCAGACGTGCCCAAGTCCATGTCGACGACCTCCTTCTCCGTTGTTTCCCAAACACGTTGTCGGGCACCCTACTCCTTCCGGGAAATGTTCTCCGTCTTGCAAATGGCGATGGTGGGTAATGCGATACTCGACGTCGACATCTAGGACAACCGACGAGGACGACATCACGGACAGGGAGGAAGGGTGGAGGAAGGCAACAACTCAGATGCGAGAAATGAATGACGAACACGAGAGCAGGGCGGTCGATTAGATGGACTTTGTCAATTTGAAGCATATTTGGAGTAGGTCCGATCTTTAGGAGGACCCGACATGACAGAGGCATCTAGGCGTCCCCAAATTCGCCTCAGATATGTATTGGGTTTCACGGTTGCCGAATAACACACATGCTTGATGTGACTTTGAGAAATCTGGTTGGATGCCTATTTTGTGAGCGAGCACAGACCGAGTTGTTCGCTCGAATGTTTGGAGAAGGGTCTGCCGGTTGCAGATGTTCTTATGGTGCTAAACCAGATAGAGGAAAACTTGTTTCCTAAGTGAACTGAGCTTAGCTCAGATGGTTTGGTTCCTTGTGCTGGAACCAGTCCATGGGGTTCAAGTTTTAGACTTGATACTGTGTATgcatttttctagatttatttcagtCATTTCTGCGATGTTCGTTCAGTGAGGGGAGACATTTTCGTCAAGTGCGAGACGTCTACGATGACTACTTTAATCCAAGATATTGTGCTGAGCCACGATTTGAAATGTGTTTATAGAGATTGAGTGTGCATACATGCATTTAAAGCAACCTATGCAATTCTAAATACCACCCGTTATCCAAAGAAAAAAACCTATGCGCCGCCGGTTCCCcgcctccccttcccctcctcccccgccgccgccgacagccGTCGTCGGGCTTGCTCATGCGGCGGTAGGCGGCGGCGGGGGCTTCCCCGCGCACGCCTCGACCTCTAGAGAGCCCCCCACCCCGCATTCGGCGTCGCCGCCCGCTTCCCCTGCTCCCCTGGTGGCCGCTGAGGCCAGCCCTCTGCGGCGGCTGTAGCCGCCGGTGTTGTCGCCCCGCGCCTGCCCTGCGTCGAGTTGTTTANNNNNNNNNNNNNNNNNNNNNNNNNNNNNNNNNNNNNNNNNNNNNNNNNNNNNNNNNNNNNNNNNNNNNNNNNNNNNNNNNNNNNNNNNNNNNNNNNNNNNNNNNNNNNNNNNNNNNNNNNNNNNNNNNNNNNNNNNNNNNNNNNNNNNNNNNNNNNNNNNNNNNNNNNNNNNNNNNNNNNNNNNNNNNNNNNNNNNNNNNNNNNNNNNNNNNNNNNNNNNNNNNNNNNNNNNNNNTGGAAGACCCCCGGTTGAAGTTCTTTCCCTTCCCTACAAACGCGAAGAAACCCCAAATCCCCCAAAGCCCCCAACCATGGATTCCACTGCCGACCTCAAGGGCAAGCGCCCTCTCTTGCAGCCTGACGACGtgtctgccgccgccgctgccgcggcgGTGCCGGATGAGGCGGAGGCGAAGCCCTCGTCTTCTTCGGAGGAGGTGAAGGAGGCGGAGCCGGGGACAGAGAAGCAGGAGGAAAAGCCCGCCTTGGTGCTGGTGGCCGAGGACGGCGTGGAGGTGTGCATCTCGGAGCCCGCGGCGCGGATGTCGCAGATGCTCAGCCACATGATGGAGGACGGCTGCGCTGACGGCCGCATCCCAACCGCCAACATCCACTCCGACATCCTCGAGATGGTCGTTGAGTACTGCGAGAAGCACGGGCCGTTCTACGACCCCGAGGCCTCTGAGCGCGACCGGTACCCCTTCCCGCCCTTCCCCGTCGAGCTCACCCCTACCGTCTCCTCCATCAAGCCCGTCACCTACGTCGACCCGGACCCCCACGGTCTCAAGGACTGGGACAGCGACTTCATCTCCCTCGACAACTCCACCCTCTTCGAGATCATCCTGGTAAAGCGACCTAGCCGATTGTTTACATTCTTTGCTCTATATTCTACCCCAAGTAAGAAAATGCGATGAAATCGAAATCTTTATGAGTAGTATGTGTTGTGAATAGCAACGATGGTATATGTGCAAATAGAAGGAAAGTTCGGTCGGTAACTGTGCGCACAATGTGGAATAGCTCATAGATTTTGATAACGGTTGCAGACTCCAAACATGACTACATAGATAAAATAGTTGAACAGAAAAATGGCCAGTAACCATGATCATTTGGCAAATGGGGCAAATGTATTACTATGATTTTTCTTTTCACGAATATGCAAAAGACTtgtgtattactccctccgtatcaaaatataagacgttttctgacactaaaaaacgtcttatattttgacacAGGGAGTATTTCATTACTAGGGAGGTCATTACAGACACATACATGTGCTCATACAATATGACGCATACATGGGTGCTCAACGGAGCACAACCGGAGGAGTGCAATTGATTAAGAATCTACGACCTATGCGCATTATGATGTGAGAATCAGAACTACAGGGAACATAATGTATGGAATGTTTTGGTCATGATGCAAATTATAGATGTGAAATGTTGGAAGGAGCATCAATAATTGTCCAAAGAGTTTAATTAATTTTACAAACCACAATAAAATTGTATAGGAAGGAAGCAATATTTGATTGAACAGAGAGGAATTAAGAGAGATAGATAGAGGGAACGGGCATAGGAAAGTCTATGTGTCAGTGATTTGTTAGATCTGATGTGCACAGTGCAGTgaatttttttgtgtgtgtttgtggTGGTTAATTGTAATGGTGGCAAAATAACTAGTGTGGTTTTTCTATGCAAGATATATAGATTGGGGATAAATTTATTTGATTGGGGTTTGTGCAGGCCGCAAACTACTTGAACATTGAGGATCTGCTGGACCTGGGCACCTCAGCTGTGGCTGACAAGATGAGGGGGAAAAAGCCAGAGGAGATCCGTGAAATCTTTGAGATCGAGAACGACTACACACCAGAGCAGGAGGCTGAAGTCAGGAAGGAGAATGCATGGGCCTTTGAGAACTAAAAGATGATGGTTGATCTATCTTTTGTCTATGCTGCTATTCTTGGTTTCAAGTACAAGTCCTTACCTCCAGTTCTGTTCCAAGTAgtttgatagatagatagatagatggatgAGTCGGTGAAAATAGAAAACTGAGAAGCACCGTATGGGTTAGTTAATCATTGTATACAGCAGAGTTTTGGTGTGAATTGTGGATGTGTGGATGGATGGTTTCGAAATGGTTGAATCGGCAGAACCTTAATGGCAACCTGTGTTCAATTAAGTTATACTATTCGCCAATTGCACATTTTTTGCAGTTAAGTTGTTGCTGGATCGTATCTTGGATAACCTGTTTGGTTACATTTTATTGTTGGTGTTGCCATGCTTGGCCTTATCTACGTATTGGGAACCTGTGTGTTGTACACAATTAATTCTGTAGAGTAGGACACAGTTGTTTGGTCTGAGCAGAAATTATCACCTTGagtttatagataagttggagaaaaCTGCAGACTAGGGTACAAATTAAGCTTGTAACATATGATGCATGTTTTTTTGTGTAAATGTCTCCTGTCTGTTGAGAAATGTTTGTGGTTTTTGAGCAAGGCTTTGTAACAGGGGAAAATGCAGTATATACAAACTAGACTTGGTGCTTGTATAGTGTTTAATTTAATATAGTTTTGGCCATTTGAAACTTGGTAAACTATTCTATCtattccctccgttcggaattacttgtcgcagaaatggatgtatctagatgtattttagttctagatacatccatattcgagacaagtaattccgaacggaaggAGTAGTTTGTATTATCTTGTAGGCATGTATAGAATTTTCATATTAATATATGGCTGTTGCCTGCGAAGGACATTCATGTTCTAACTTGCAAGAGATGCATAGAAGATACATCAGGTACTAGCATCTTTCCATTCTGTGTTTTTTTGGGTGGCTTATGGCATTAAGCTTTCTAATTC
The sequence above is a segment of the Triticum dicoccoides isolate Atlit2015 ecotype Zavitan chromosome 1A, WEW_v2.0, whole genome shotgun sequence genome. Coding sequences within it:
- the LOC119352505 gene encoding SKP1-like protein 1, which gives rise to MRRRFPASPSPPPPPPPTAVVGLAHAAVGGGGGFPAHASTSREPPTPHSASPPASPAPLVAAEASPLRRLPPVEVLSLPYKREETPNPPKPPTMDSTADLKGKRPLLQPDDVSAAAAAAAVPDEAEAKPSSSSEEVKEAEPGTEKQEEKPALVLVAEDGVEVCISEPAARMSQMLSHMMEDGCADGRIPTANIHSDILEMVVEYCEKHGPFYDPEASERDRYPFPPFPVELTPTVSSIKPVTYVDPDPHGLKDWDSDFISLDNSTLFEIILAANYLNIEDLLDLGTSAVADKMRGKKPEEIREIFEIENDYTPEQEAEVRKENAWAFEN